From the Hymenobacter yonginensis genome, one window contains:
- a CDS encoding TonB-dependent receptor, translating to MKHVYPPLLAALLLQQSQAATAASAGDKQPRKAARTAALLRNTPDVPVKSVIGSVLDDKGQGLPGATVFIKGTFIGTSTDSQGQFALAVDFTNGPVTLVFSYVGFETRDIEVKRPDNALNIGLAPSPTQLNETVVSASRVEEQVMRAPVTVEKITARQIERISTPEVLAGLGQFKGIDVNSASMLFTSISTRGFNTAKSERVIQLYDYADGQLPSLNLSPGNLVGIPELDMESIEVVHGPSSALYGANAFNGVVLFNSKDPFVYDGLTARIRGGQRNLLDGQLRYAQKLGEKFAFKVNGSYLTANDWVARNFEATRGSVNPAGSPLGYEALNRYGDLSYTYIPQQQLPGGTSAELYGKTIYMPGFTEEETVAQDNKTRSYRLQGSVAYLLRDDLKLTLDAKHAVGTSTYQNLSRFRIKDLGLNQYKVELKGARGFLRAYSSEDFSGETYELNLLGAYLQLSPTAEGGSTTYYQQYLVGYNSAYKAARAAGQDAATAQATAKAAADATQLKSSDPRFGQLRQRIINNPDNTQGARNTLNSFLNDVSGQYQFKFGDATDLVVGGAYREYRLGSDGRLFADTDGKRLRNYEYGGYAQLSQLLLQDRLKLAVAGRVDEFRNFKAAFSPRASAVYSVGAEKQHNFRASYGRAFRSPSQLEQFSATEIGFGRIQGNIGNGYKGYSRTNAAGQPFGTAPLSTFELSLDRLQLERVNTAEVGYKGILVPKLYLDVNYFYSRYRNFIGGTTFIGNTDGTRPTQAQLATAQAANFGPGQPTRLIYTYYNNDRVNTQGGAVGLTYYATRAVHVSANYSLNVLDRKDIPAGFATFFNAPKHKYNVGAEGLVGQHLSYNLNYRWTQGHLQEMPFATGTISDYSTLDAYLGYTLPKLGATLQLGASNILDSQNVQVYGGPGIGRLAYAGLLFELK from the coding sequence TACTCGACGACAAAGGCCAGGGCCTGCCCGGGGCCACGGTCTTCATTAAAGGCACCTTTATCGGCACCAGCACCGACAGCCAGGGCCAGTTTGCGCTGGCCGTGGACTTCACCAACGGCCCCGTGACGCTGGTTTTCTCCTACGTAGGCTTCGAGACGCGCGACATCGAGGTGAAGCGCCCCGACAACGCCCTCAACATCGGCCTTGCGCCTAGCCCAACCCAGCTCAACGAAACCGTGGTATCGGCCTCGCGGGTGGAGGAGCAGGTGATGCGCGCCCCCGTAACGGTGGAGAAGATTACGGCCCGCCAGATCGAGCGGATTTCGACGCCGGAAGTGCTGGCCGGCCTGGGTCAGTTCAAGGGCATCGACGTGAATTCGGCCTCCATGCTGTTCACGTCCATCAGCACCCGCGGCTTCAACACGGCCAAGTCGGAGCGTGTGATTCAGCTCTACGACTACGCCGACGGGCAGCTGCCGAGCCTGAACCTGAGCCCCGGCAACCTGGTGGGCATTCCGGAGCTGGACATGGAAAGCATTGAGGTGGTGCACGGCCCGTCGTCGGCGCTGTACGGCGCCAACGCCTTCAACGGCGTGGTGCTGTTCAACTCCAAAGACCCGTTCGTGTATGACGGCCTGACGGCCCGCATCCGGGGGGGCCAGCGCAACCTGCTGGACGGGCAGCTGCGCTACGCCCAGAAGCTGGGCGAGAAGTTCGCTTTCAAGGTGAACGGCAGCTACCTGACCGCCAACGACTGGGTGGCCCGCAACTTCGAGGCCACCCGCGGCTCGGTGAACCCCGCGGGCTCGCCGCTGGGCTACGAGGCTCTGAACCGCTACGGCGACCTGAGCTACACCTACATTCCGCAGCAGCAGCTGCCCGGTGGCACCAGCGCCGAGCTGTACGGCAAAACCATCTACATGCCCGGCTTCACGGAAGAAGAAACCGTGGCCCAGGACAACAAAACCCGCTCCTACCGGCTGCAGGGCAGCGTGGCCTACCTGCTGCGCGACGACCTGAAGCTGACCCTAGACGCCAAGCACGCCGTGGGCACGTCCACGTACCAGAACCTGAGCCGCTTCCGCATCAAAGACCTGGGGCTGAACCAATATAAGGTGGAGCTGAAAGGCGCACGCGGCTTCCTGCGGGCGTATTCGTCGGAAGATTTCAGCGGCGAAACCTACGAGTTGAATTTGCTGGGCGCTTACCTGCAGCTTTCGCCCACGGCCGAGGGCGGCAGCACCACCTACTACCAGCAGTATCTGGTGGGCTACAACAGCGCCTACAAAGCTGCCCGTGCCGCCGGCCAGGACGCCGCCACGGCCCAGGCCACGGCCAAAGCCGCGGCCGACGCCACCCAGCTGAAAAGCTCCGACCCGCGCTTCGGCCAGCTGCGCCAGCGCATCATCAACAACCCCGACAACACCCAGGGCGCCCGCAACACCCTCAACTCGTTCCTGAACGACGTGAGCGGCCAGTACCAGTTCAAGTTCGGTGACGCCACCGACCTGGTGGTGGGCGGCGCCTACCGCGAATACCGCCTGGGCTCCGATGGCCGCCTGTTTGCGGACACCGACGGCAAGCGCCTGCGCAACTACGAGTACGGCGGCTACGCCCAGCTCTCGCAGCTGCTGCTGCAGGACCGCCTGAAACTGGCCGTGGCCGGCCGCGTGGATGAGTTCCGCAACTTCAAGGCGGCCTTCTCGCCGCGGGCCTCGGCCGTGTATTCGGTAGGCGCCGAGAAGCAGCACAACTTCCGGGCGAGCTACGGCCGCGCCTTCCGCAGCCCCTCGCAGCTGGAGCAGTTTTCGGCCACCGAAATCGGGTTTGGCCGCATTCAGGGCAACATCGGCAACGGCTACAAGGGCTACAGCCGCACCAACGCGGCGGGCCAGCCCTTCGGCACGGCCCCGCTCAGCACGTTTGAGCTGAGTTTGGACCGCCTGCAGCTGGAGCGCGTAAACACGGCCGAAGTGGGCTACAAGGGCATTCTGGTGCCCAAGCTCTACCTCGATGTGAACTACTTCTACAGCCGCTACCGCAACTTCATCGGGGGCACCACCTTCATCGGCAACACCGACGGTACCCGCCCCACGCAGGCCCAGCTGGCCACGGCGCAGGCCGCCAACTTCGGCCCCGGCCAGCCTACGCGCCTCATCTACACCTACTACAACAACGACCGGGTGAACACCCAGGGCGGCGCCGTGGGTTTGACTTACTACGCCACCCGCGCCGTGCACGTGTCGGCCAACTACAGCCTGAACGTGCTGGACCGCAAGGACATTCCGGCCGGCTTTGCCACGTTCTTCAACGCCCCCAAGCACAAGTACAATGTGGGCGCCGAGGGCCTCGTGGGCCAGCACTTGAGCTACAACCTCAACTACCGCTGGACCCAGGGCCACCTGCAGGAAATGCCCTTCGCCACTGGCACTATCTCCGACTACAGCACGCTGGATGCCTACCTGGGCTACACGCTGCCGAAGCTGGGCGCCACGCTGCAGCTGGGCGCGTCCAACATCCTCGACAGCCAGAACGTGCAGGTGTACGGCGGCCCCGGCATCGGCCGCCTCGCTTACGCAGGGCTGCTGTTTGAGCTGAAGTAA